The following coding sequences are from one Streptomyces dengpaensis window:
- a CDS encoding GatB/YqeY domain-containing protein, with the protein MTKLKSKLQDDLNAAIKERDELRSSTLRLTLAAITKEEVAGKTKRELSDDEVQKVITREAKKRREAADAFAQGGRAESAEREKAEGEILAAYLPKQLSDDELQQIVAQAVEEAKAAGAEGPRAMGQVMKIVNPKVAGQAEGGRVAAVVKKLLAG; encoded by the coding sequence ATGACCAAGCTCAAGTCGAAGCTGCAGGATGACCTCAACGCCGCGATCAAGGAGCGCGATGAGCTCCGCTCCTCGACGCTCCGGCTGACCCTCGCCGCCATCACCAAGGAGGAGGTCGCGGGCAAGACCAAGCGCGAACTCTCCGACGACGAAGTGCAGAAGGTGATCACCCGCGAGGCGAAGAAGCGCCGCGAGGCCGCGGACGCCTTCGCGCAGGGCGGTCGCGCCGAGTCGGCCGAGCGGGAGAAGGCGGAGGGCGAGATTCTCGCCGCGTACCTGCCCAAGCAGCTGTCCGACGACGAGCTTCAGCAGATCGTCGCCCAGGCCGTCGAAGAGGCGAAGGCGGCGGGTGCCGAGGGGCCGCGTGCCATGGGCCAGGTCATGAAGATCGTGAACCCGAAGGTGGCCGGCCAGGCCGAGGGCGGTCGCGTCGCCGCGGTGGTGAAGAAGCTGCTCGCGGGCTGA
- a CDS encoding metallophosphoesterase: MRARYGVPLGITAVGAAGLLYAAGFEARSFRLRRVTVPVLPPGMQPLRILQVSDIHMVSGQRKKQRWLRSLAGLRPDFVINTGDNLSDPEGVPEVLDALGPLMEFPGAYVFGSNDYYGPKLRNPARYLIEKTQGRHGLNGNAPVVGAIHNPWEDLRDGFDTAGWLNLTNTRGTLKVEGMEIELTGLDDPHIRRDRYARVAGGPSESADFSMGVVHAPYLRTLDAFTADGYPLILAGHTHGGQLCLPFYGAFVTNCDLDTDRVKGLSTHTAEGRTAYMHVSAGCGTNRYTPVRFACPPEASLLTLVERP, from the coding sequence ATGCGCGCGCGATACGGAGTACCCCTGGGAATCACGGCGGTGGGCGCCGCCGGTCTGTTGTACGCGGCGGGTTTCGAGGCCCGTTCCTTCCGCCTGCGGCGGGTGACGGTCCCGGTCCTGCCGCCGGGGATGCAACCGCTCCGCATCCTCCAGGTCTCCGACATCCACATGGTGAGCGGACAGCGCAAGAAGCAGCGCTGGCTGCGCTCCCTGGCCGGCCTGCGCCCCGACTTCGTGATCAACACCGGGGACAACCTCTCGGACCCTGAGGGCGTGCCCGAGGTCCTGGACGCGCTCGGCCCCCTGATGGAGTTCCCGGGGGCGTACGTCTTCGGTTCGAACGACTACTACGGCCCCAAACTCCGCAACCCCGCCCGCTACTTGATCGAGAAGACCCAGGGCCGCCACGGCCTGAACGGCAACGCACCCGTGGTGGGAGCCATCCACAACCCGTGGGAGGACCTGCGCGACGGTTTCGACACGGCGGGCTGGCTGAACCTGACGAACACGCGGGGGACGCTGAAGGTCGAGGGCATGGAGATAGAGCTGACCGGCCTCGACGACCCGCACATCAGGCGCGACCGCTACGCGCGCGTGGCCGGCGGCCCGTCGGAGTCGGCCGACTTCTCGATGGGCGTGGTCCACGCCCCGTACCTGCGCACCCTGGACGCCTTCACCGCCGACGGCTACCCGCTGATCCTCGCCGGCCACACCCACGGCGGCCAGCTCTGCCTCCCCTTCTACGGCGCCTTCGTCACCAACTGCGACCTGGACACGGACCGCGTAAAGGGCCTGTCCACGCATACGGCGGAGGGCCGGACGGCGTACATGCACGTCTCAGCGGGCTGCGGAACGAACCGCTACACGCCGGTACGGTTCGCCTGCCCGCCGGAGGCGTCGCTGTTGACGTTGGTGGAGCGGCCGTAG
- a CDS encoding Pr6Pr family membrane protein → MIAPIPRDIPDLPAIPGIPPPVPFIVPAGAVVAPARRPAAAAFRLLVALAAVAGVTIDLILGSPLRVLSYFSIQSNVVVAIAFAASAWHAWTARRPLPGAVTGGTLVYIVITGLVYHLILANQSGGFSMTGEADSPSGWQAVANQLLHTATPIAVLIDWLLLTSPTPLTVRNAATWVLYPVVYLGFSLARGAAMSPGTPDRYLYPFVDAERHGYGWVLGNAAILGVAFCALALLTVTLDHLRPDPVRRRVRRPENRISSPATGGLK, encoded by the coding sequence ATGATCGCCCCCATCCCCAGGGACATACCCGACCTCCCCGCGATACCGGGTATCCCACCGCCTGTCCCCTTCATCGTCCCCGCGGGCGCGGTGGTCGCGCCCGCGCGCCGCCCGGCGGCGGCGGCCTTCCGCCTCCTCGTGGCCCTCGCGGCGGTAGCAGGTGTGACCATCGACCTGATCCTGGGCAGCCCGCTGCGGGTCCTCAGCTACTTCTCCATCCAGAGCAACGTGGTCGTGGCCATCGCCTTCGCCGCCTCGGCCTGGCACGCGTGGACGGCCCGCCGCCCCCTGCCCGGCGCAGTGACGGGCGGCACACTCGTCTACATCGTGATCACGGGCCTGGTCTACCACCTGATCCTGGCGAACCAGTCCGGCGGCTTCTCGATGACCGGAGAGGCCGACTCACCCTCGGGCTGGCAGGCGGTGGCCAACCAGCTGCTGCACACGGCGACGCCGATCGCGGTACTGATCGACTGGCTCCTGCTGACCAGCCCGACCCCGCTGACCGTACGCAACGCGGCGACCTGGGTTCTCTACCCCGTCGTCTACCTGGGCTTTTCCCTGGCCCGCGGCGCAGCAATGTCCCCCGGCACCCCGGACCGCTACCTCTACCCGTTCGTGGACGCCGAGCGGCACGGCTACGGCTGGGTCCTCGGCAACGCCGCGATCCTCGGCGTCGCCTTCTGCGCCCTGGCCCTCCTGACCGTCACCCTCGACCACCTCCGCCCCGACCCCGTCCGCCGCCGCGTCAGACGCCCCGAAAACCGGATTTCGTCTCCGGCCACCGGTGGGCTAAAGTAA
- a CDS encoding IS630 family transposase (programmed frameshift) codes for MRYAQGGGLTPKKQAAREQLRLEAAERFARGEKTRDVARELRVGERQVEKWRRTWREGGAEALRSKGPMCVELLSPAQWERLVRELERGTLAHGWDEEQGWTLVRIRALIIRLFLVEYTVQGVWKLMRRHGWSPQVPARRALERDDASVERWRSEVGDGKATAAAQDAYICFEDEAGQGLRPPKGHTWAPRGRTPQVRVRGSNRGRVSVAGVVCYKSGERSRLFYRLHMYRGRKGEAKSFGWQDYRDLIVVAHNQLKAPVVWVWDNLNVHLVDELALFFMENEEWLTVFQLPSYAPELNPQEGIWSLVKRGLADFAAANLDHLSRIMKRKLKKIQYRPELIDGCLTETGLIMSAG; via the exons ATGAGGTACGCGCAGGGAGGCGGGCTGACACCGAAGAAGCAGGCTGCTCGTGAACAGCTGAGGCTGGAGGCCGCGGAGCGGTTCGCGCGGGGGGAGAAGACCAGGGACGTCGCGCGTGAGCTTCGGGTCGGGGAGCGCCAGGTGGAGAAGTGGCGCAGAACGTGGCGTGAGGGCGGGGCGGAGGCGCTGCGGTCGAAGGGGCCGATGTGCGTGGAGCTTTTGAGCCCTGCTCAATGGGAGCGTCTCGTGCGGGAGTTGGAGCGCGGCACCCTGGCGCACGGGTGGGATGAGGAGCAGGGCTGGACGCTGGTGCGGATCCGTGCGCTGATCATCCGGTTGTTCCTGGTGGAGTACACGGTGCAGGGGGTCTGGAAGCTGATGCGACGGCACGGGTGGTCCCCGCAGGTGCCGGCCCGGCGGGCGCTGGAGCGGGACGACGCGAGTGTCGAGCGGTGGCGGAGCGAG GTGGGAGACGGTAAAGCCACCGCGGCGGCCCAGGACGCCTACATCTGCTTCGAGGACGAGGCAGGACAGGGGCTGAGGCCGCCGAAGGGGCACACGTGGGCACCGAGAGGTCGGACACCGCAGGTGCGAGTGCGTGGCTCGAACCGGGGACGGGTCTCCGTGGCGGGCGTGGTCTGCTACAAGAGCGGCGAACGATCCCGCCTGTTCTACCGGTTGCACATGTACCGGGGGCGGAAGGGCGAGGCGAAGAGCTTCGGATGGCAGGACTACCGCGACCTGATCGTCGTGGCGCACAACCAGCTCAAGGCCCCCGTGGTCTGGGTCTGGGACAATCTCAACGTCCACCTGGTCGACGAGCTCGCGCTGTTCTTCATGGAGAACGAGGAGTGGCTGACGGTGTTCCAGTTGCCGTCGTACGCTCCTGAGCTCAATCCGCAGGAGGGCATCTGGTCGCTGGTCAAGCGTGGCCTGGCCGACTTCGCCGCCGCCAACCTCGACCACCTGTCCCGCATCATGAAGCGCAAGCTCAAGAAGATCCAGTACCGCCCGGAACTGATCGACGGCTGCCTCACCGAGACCGGGCTGATCATGAGTGCCGGATGA